In one window of Azotobacter salinestris DNA:
- a CDS encoding hydrogenase maturation protease, whose translation MSARLQLLALGNPERGDDGVGPAVAARLHGRLPPGVALRLCSGDVLGLVEEWRDLQALVCVDASTPQGEPGRIRRLDLAADELFQEFSLTSSHGFGLAEAVGLARALGTAPPRMVVYAVEGSRFTVGTPLSGPVAAALDEVAARIFDEVVRLAAEASTCS comes from the coding sequence ATGAGCGCTCGGCTACAGCTGCTCGCGCTGGGCAACCCGGAGCGCGGCGACGATGGCGTTGGCCCGGCGGTCGCTGCCCGCTTGCACGGCCGGTTGCCGCCGGGCGTCGCACTGCGGCTGTGCAGCGGCGACGTGCTGGGGCTGGTCGAGGAGTGGCGCGACCTGCAGGCGCTGGTCTGTGTCGATGCGTCGACGCCGCAGGGCGAGCCGGGGCGCATCCGCCGTCTCGACCTGGCGGCGGACGAGTTGTTTCAAGAGTTTTCGCTCACCTCCAGCCACGGCTTCGGGCTGGCCGAGGCGGTGGGGCTGGCCCGTGCCCTCGGAACGGCGCCGCCACGGATGGTCGTCTATGCGGTGGAGGGCAGCCGCTTCACCGTCGGCACCCCCCTGAGCGGCCCGGTTGCCGCCGCTCTGGACGAGGTTGCCGCACGCATTTTCGACGAGGTGGTCCGCCTGGCGGCAGAGGCGTCGACCTGTTCCTGA